One part of the Ralstonia pickettii genome encodes these proteins:
- a CDS encoding DUF979 domain-containing protein has product MILSINYLYWLAGIILTITALMTFADKNHPRRWTTGLFWAIFAVIFLVGDKLPPIVVGVGAVVMALLAGTGGVTLGKHGELPAEERRASAKRLGNRLFIPALTIPLVTVIGSVFLKDVKIGGDLLLDPKNQTFVSLGLGCIISLALACWLTRDTPVQAMRESRRLTESLGWALVLPQMLAMLGLVFADAGVGKAVAHLTTAYINMDYRLVAVVVYCVGMALFTVIMGNGFAAFPVMTGGVGVPILVGVFHANPAVMAAIGMFSGYCGTLMTPMAANFNIVPAALLELSDKNAVIKAQVPTALLLLAANIVLLYFLMLH; this is encoded by the coding sequence ATGATTCTGTCGATCAACTATCTGTACTGGCTGGCCGGGATCATCCTGACGATCACCGCGCTGATGACCTTTGCCGACAAGAACCACCCCCGTCGCTGGACCACGGGCCTGTTCTGGGCGATCTTCGCCGTCATCTTCCTCGTTGGCGACAAGCTCCCGCCGATCGTGGTGGGCGTGGGTGCCGTGGTGATGGCACTGCTGGCCGGCACGGGCGGCGTGACGCTGGGCAAGCACGGTGAACTGCCGGCGGAAGAGCGCCGCGCATCCGCCAAGCGCCTGGGTAACCGCTTGTTCATTCCGGCGCTGACCATTCCGCTGGTCACCGTCATCGGCAGCGTGTTCCTGAAAGACGTAAAGATCGGTGGCGACCTGCTGCTCGATCCGAAGAACCAGACCTTTGTCTCGCTGGGCCTGGGCTGCATCATCTCGCTCGCGCTGGCGTGCTGGTTGACGCGTGACACGCCGGTGCAGGCCATGCGTGAGTCGCGTCGGCTGACGGAGTCGCTCGGCTGGGCGCTGGTACTGCCGCAGATGCTGGCCATGCTCGGCCTGGTCTTCGCCGATGCCGGCGTGGGCAAGGCCGTGGCGCACCTGACCACCGCCTACATCAACATGGACTATCGCCTGGTCGCGGTGGTGGTCTATTGCGTGGGCATGGCATTGTTCACCGTCATCATGGGTAACGGCTTTGCAGCCTTCCCGGTCATGACGGGCGGCGTGGGCGTGCCAATTCTGGTGGGCGTGTTCCATGCCAACCCGGCGGTGATGGCGGCGATCGGCATGTTCTCCGGCTACTGCGGAACGCTCATGACGCCGATGGCGGCGAACTTCAATATCGTGCCGGCTGCGCTGCTGGAGTTGTCCGATAAGAACGCTGTGATCAAAGCACAAGTCCCGACCGCGCTACTGTTGCTTGCAGCCAATATCGTGCTCTTGTACTTCCTGATGCTCCACTAA
- the pxpA gene encoding 5-oxoprolinase subunit PxpA has protein sequence MTAIDLNADLGEGCDTDEALLALVSSANIACGWHAGDVNTMRQTVGWALRQGVSIGAHPSFPDRENFGRTEMHLPPDEIYAGVLFQIGGLSAIVRAQGGRLAHVKAHGALYNQASRDRPLAVAIVRAIRDFDPSLVVFGLAGGELVKAARELGLKAKEEVFADRGYNADGSLVKRGTPGALIDSEDAALDQTLTMVREQRVKAIDGTWVPIRAETVCLHGDGAHALAFARRIRERLGSEGIAVRAGA, from the coding sequence ATGACTGCAATTGATCTGAATGCCGACCTCGGCGAAGGCTGCGATACCGACGAGGCGCTGCTCGCCCTGGTGAGTTCCGCCAACATCGCGTGCGGCTGGCACGCCGGCGACGTCAATACGATGCGCCAGACCGTGGGCTGGGCGCTGCGCCAGGGCGTGTCGATCGGCGCGCATCCGAGCTTTCCCGATCGCGAAAACTTCGGCCGCACTGAAATGCATCTGCCGCCCGACGAAATCTACGCGGGCGTGCTGTTCCAGATTGGTGGGCTGTCAGCCATCGTGCGGGCGCAGGGCGGCAGGCTGGCCCACGTGAAGGCGCACGGCGCGCTATACAACCAGGCGTCGCGTGACCGGCCTCTGGCCGTCGCCATCGTGCGGGCGATTCGCGATTTCGATCCGTCGTTGGTGGTGTTTGGCCTGGCGGGCGGTGAGCTGGTCAAGGCTGCACGTGAACTCGGCCTGAAGGCCAAGGAAGAGGTGTTTGCCGATCGCGGATACAACGCGGACGGCTCGCTCGTCAAACGCGGTACGCCGGGCGCCCTGATCGACAGCGAAGATGCCGCGCTGGACCAGACGCTGACGATGGTGCGCGAGCAGCGCGTGAAGGCCATCGACGGCACGTGGGTTCCGATCCGCGCGGAAACGGTTTGTCTGCACGGCGACGGCGCGCATGCGCTGGCGTTCGCGCGACGCATTCGGGAACGGCTTGGCAGCGAAGGCATCGCTGTTCGCGCCGGCGCCTGA
- the pxpB gene encoding 5-oxoprolinase subunit PxpB, whose amino-acid sequence MQCTIHRLGELALLCEVPPPATLNCQQRIWAMASRASNWLGVVDVVPGMNNLTLVFGPLADAQRLTTQLREAWEESQALVADGKLVDIEVAYGGDEGPDLREVAKHTGLSTAEVVRRHTAPEYIVYFLGFQPGFAYMGGLDKSLATPRRAEPRMAVPAGSVGIGGEQTGIYPAASPGGWQLLGRTDAALFMPQRNPPTLLSPGDRIRFVASKVRS is encoded by the coding sequence TTGCAGTGCACGATTCACCGGCTGGGCGAACTGGCGCTGTTGTGCGAAGTGCCGCCACCGGCCACCCTGAATTGCCAGCAGCGTATCTGGGCCATGGCCTCGCGCGCGTCCAACTGGCTGGGCGTGGTCGACGTGGTGCCCGGCATGAACAACCTCACGCTCGTGTTCGGTCCACTGGCCGATGCGCAGCGACTGACCACGCAGCTGCGCGAAGCCTGGGAAGAAAGCCAGGCGCTGGTGGCCGACGGCAAACTCGTCGACATCGAAGTCGCCTATGGCGGTGACGAAGGTCCCGACCTGCGCGAAGTCGCCAAGCACACCGGCCTGAGCACGGCCGAAGTCGTGCGCCGCCACACCGCACCCGAATACATCGTCTATTTCCTGGGTTTCCAGCCGGGCTTTGCCTACATGGGCGGGCTCGACAAGTCGCTTGCCACGCCGCGCCGCGCCGAGCCGCGCATGGCCGTGCCGGCCGGTTCGGTCGGCATCGGCGGCGAGCAGACCGGCATCTATCCGGCCGCATCCCCCGGCGGTTGGCAATTGCTCGGCCGCACAGACGCGGCGCTCTTCATGCCGCAGCGCAATCCCCCCACGCTGCTCTCGCCTGGAGACCGCATCCGCTTTGTTGCCTCGAAGGTGCGCTCATGA
- a CDS encoding 5-oxoprolinase subunit C family protein, whose protein sequence is MSSKPQPMIEIVRAGVLASVQDLGRTGYRRFGVCTSGALDPLSLYVGNRLVGNRSDAAGIEFTLGNATLRFHANGLIALTGADCRATLDGAPVHAWRAIPVQRGQMLTLRVAQGGVRAYLCVAGGIDVPEMMGSRSTDLKAGFGGFEGRPLKDGDRLPVLPADTTYAPDISGDTVAVKAARWTFDRAQKDTPVMRVLPGPEYDDFVADAQAAFWESDWTLTPNSNRMGFRLQGPELKRKKQRSGDLLSHGVVPGVIQVPPSGQPIVLMADAQTTGGYPKIGSVILADQWRLAQIPLGTRVRFERVTLEEAEAARADVARYLQQIETALDWQRQGILSSAHRTAKTRLNA, encoded by the coding sequence ATGAGTTCGAAACCCCAACCCATGATCGAGATCGTGCGGGCCGGCGTGCTGGCCTCGGTGCAAGACCTGGGCCGCACGGGCTATCGCCGCTTTGGCGTGTGCACGTCGGGCGCGCTGGATCCGCTGTCGCTGTATGTGGGCAACCGCTTGGTCGGCAACCGCAGCGATGCCGCGGGCATCGAATTCACGCTGGGCAACGCCACGCTGCGCTTCCACGCCAATGGCCTGATCGCGCTGACGGGCGCCGATTGCCGCGCCACGCTCGACGGCGCACCGGTGCATGCGTGGCGCGCCATCCCTGTGCAACGCGGGCAGATGCTGACCTTGCGGGTGGCGCAGGGCGGCGTGCGCGCGTATCTGTGCGTGGCCGGCGGCATCGACGTGCCCGAGATGATGGGCTCGCGCAGCACTGATTTGAAGGCCGGCTTTGGCGGTTTCGAAGGGCGCCCGCTGAAGGATGGCGACAGGCTGCCCGTGCTGCCTGCCGACACAACGTACGCCCCTGACATCAGCGGCGATACCGTTGCCGTAAAGGCCGCCCGCTGGACGTTCGACCGCGCGCAGAAGGACACGCCTGTCATGCGCGTGCTGCCCGGTCCTGAATACGACGATTTCGTTGCCGATGCGCAAGCCGCATTCTGGGAATCCGACTGGACGCTCACCCCCAACAGCAACCGCATGGGTTTTCGCCTGCAGGGGCCGGAACTCAAGCGCAAGAAGCAGCGCAGCGGCGATCTGCTCTCGCATGGCGTGGTGCCGGGCGTGATCCAGGTGCCGCCATCGGGCCAGCCCATCGTGTTGATGGCCGATGCACAAACCACCGGTGGCTATCCGAAGATCGGCTCCGTCATCCTGGCCGACCAATGGCGCCTGGCGCAGATTCCGCTCGGCACGCGCGTGCGCTTCGAGCGTGTGACGCTGGAAGAGGCCGAAGCCGCCCGTGCCGACGTGGCACGGTATCTGCAGCAAATCGAAACCGCGCTGGATTGGCAGCGCCAAGGCATTCTGTCGAGCGCGCATCGCACCGCCAAGACGCGACTGAATGCCTGA
- a CDS encoding DUF969 domain-containing protein encodes MGTAVNLWPLIGVVVIIAGFILRFNPMLVVAVAAIATGFAASMSIEQILTAIGTGIIKTRTLPLIILLPLAVVGLLERHGLREHAQNWISRIQSATVGRLLIVYLAVRELTAAAGLTSLGGHPQMVRPLLAPMAEGAAENRFGKLPAPVRERLLAFCAATDNVGLFFGEDIFVAFGAIALMHTFLLGSGIDVEPLHIAVWGIPTAVCAFLIHSVRLKRLDGWLAREMGASANTNAAAAKQG; translated from the coding sequence ATGGGTACGGCAGTGAATCTATGGCCGCTGATCGGGGTGGTCGTCATCATCGCGGGGTTCATCCTGCGATTCAATCCGATGCTGGTGGTGGCCGTGGCCGCCATCGCCACCGGTTTTGCGGCATCGATGTCCATCGAGCAGATCCTGACGGCGATCGGGACGGGCATCATCAAGACGCGGACGTTGCCGCTGATCATCCTGCTGCCGCTGGCGGTGGTGGGTCTGCTCGAGCGGCACGGCTTGCGTGAACACGCGCAGAACTGGATCTCGCGCATCCAATCGGCCACGGTTGGCCGCCTGCTGATCGTCTACCTCGCCGTGCGCGAGCTGACGGCGGCTGCCGGTCTGACGAGCCTCGGCGGTCATCCGCAGATGGTGCGCCCGCTGCTGGCCCCGATGGCCGAAGGCGCCGCCGAAAACCGTTTCGGCAAGCTGCCGGCGCCGGTGCGCGAACGCCTGCTGGCCTTCTGTGCCGCTACCGACAACGTCGGCCTGTTCTTCGGCGAAGACATCTTCGTGGCCTTCGGCGCCATCGCGCTGATGCACACGTTCCTGCTCGGCTCGGGCATCGACGTGGAACCGCTGCACATTGCGGTGTGGGGCATCCCGACGGCGGTCTGCGCGTTCCTGATCCACTCGGTGCGCCTCAAGCGCCTGGACGGCTGGCTTGCCCGTGAAATGGGTGCCTCCGCTAACACCAACGCGGCTGCGGCCAAGCAGGGGTAA